In one Lycorma delicatula isolate Av1 chromosome 5, ASM4794821v1, whole genome shotgun sequence genomic region, the following are encoded:
- the LOC142324985 gene encoding uncharacterized protein LOC142324985 isoform X1, whose product MKKMVARKLLLVACAAVYSTGANIPENNEIMPQKNNNELIDNRLYSWCNHLKKTKQHNKLINGDSSRWQHHFKKYLNLADEIEDNNALKDLKRKKRTLTIKKTLQDINDIKELKKQTLLLKRIATKTRHISKNVKKVIKHVRRGFKNQRKKKYLYYGNYFYERCCKTFSSIKYYFKDKINIGLFCKCFYFCSNFFHRLCFNFKRNGFPYPLTMFKITATPLPQKPKFLWFRDIKFTRKRTIPKKKIVRLQITSSKQHGNLTVRSNLDFFSKPEKFYVRNYTKNYFSREEKRKYQTKKNYETKINSGSEKYYKSYWSKENYTKKFYSGSRNFYKNYSTKENKNIYSGAEKYENNWPVRNYSTQFYSPRGRSYENNLFVQNYTAQFYSGTRKNYENNRRIRNYTTQFNSEARKYYGNNWSSGYYTKSVFYGADNYYKNYRSINYDIPNKLRKKYLNSWSGNYTIKEYRNAEEHSQYYKNISTIIPQNII is encoded by the coding sequence agACTGTATTCATGGTGTAATCATTTGAAGAAAACAAAGCAACACAATAAGTTAATTAATGGAGATAGCAGTAGATGGCAGCaccattttaaaaagtatttaaatttagccGACGAAATCGAGGATAATAATGCGTTAAAagatcttaaaagaaaaaaacgaacgttaacaattaaaaaaacacttcaagatataaatgatataaaagaattaaaaaaacaaactttactaTTAAAAAGAATAGCTACTAAAACAAGAcatatatcaaaaaatgttaaaaaagttataaaacatgtAAGAAGAGGTTTCAAAAAccagaggaaaaaaaaatatctatattacggaaattatttttatgaaagatgtTGTAAAACCTTTTcttccataaaatattatttcaaagataaaattaatataggattattttgtaaatgtttctatttctgttcaaatttttttcacagactctgttttaattttaaaagaaatggttTTCCATACCCTTTAACTATGTTCAAAATCACAGCGACCCCGCTACCACAGAAGCCTAAATTTTTATGGTTTAGAGATATAAAATTTACCCGTAAACGTACAATacctaaaaagaaaattgttcgaCTACAGATAACATCTTCAAAACAGCACGGAAACTTAACGGTAAGaagtaatttagattttttctcaaagccagaaaaattttatgtaagaaattatacaaaaaactatttctctAGAGAAGAAAAGAGGAAATatcagactaaaaaaaattatgagacaAAAATTAACTCAggatcagaaaaatattataaaagctactggtctaaagaaaattataccaaaaaattttactcaggatcaagaaacttttataaaaattattcgactaaagaaaacaaaaatatttattcaggagcagagaaatatgaaaataactgGCCTGTAAGAAATTATTCAACACAATTTTATTCACCAAGAGGAAgatcttatgaaaataatttgtttgtacaaaattatacAGCACAATTTTATTCtggaacaagaaaaaattatgaaaataatcggCGTATAAGAAATTATACTACACAATTTAACTCAGAAGCaagaaaatattatggaaataatTGGTCTTCAGGATATTATACAAAAAGTGTTTTCTATGGAgcagataattattacaaaaactataGGAGCATAAATTATGATATACCtaacaaattaagaaagaaatatttaaacagctGGTCAGGAAATTATACAATAAAGGAATACAGGAATGCAGAAGAACATTCacagtattacaaaaatatttcaacaattataCCACAAAATATCATATAA